In Mycteria americana isolate JAX WOST 10 ecotype Jacksonville Zoo and Gardens chromosome 3, USCA_MyAme_1.0, whole genome shotgun sequence, a single genomic region encodes these proteins:
- the NCOA7 gene encoding nuclear receptor coactivator 7 isoform X4: protein MMKGKQMPLNIRIFYCARPDQEEPFVEIITVEEAKRRKSVCSYYEDDDDDTLPVLKHHSALLENMHIEQLARRLPARVQGYPWRLAYSTLEHGTSLKTLYRKSASLDSPVLLVIKDMDNQIFGAYATHPFRFSDHYYGTGETFLYTFSPNFKVFKWSGENTYFINGDTSSLELGGGGGRFGLWLDADLYHGRSNSCSTFNNDILSKKEDFIIQDVEVWTFE from the exons ATGATGAAAGGGAAGCAAATGCCTTTGAATATTCGAATTTTTTACTGTGCCAGACCTGACCAGGAGGAACCTTTTGTGGAG ATCATTACTGTAGAAGAAGCAAAACGACGAAAGAGCGTTTGCAGTTActatgaagatgatgatgatgatactTTGCCTGTCTTAAAGCATCACAGTGCCCTCCTGGAGAATATGCACATAGAGCAG CTTGCCCGGCGCTTGCCCGCACGAGTGCAGGGATATCCGTGGCGGCTTGCGTACAGTACACTGGAGCATGGGACTAGCCTGAAGACTCTGTACCGTAAATCGGCATCTCTCGACAGTCCAGTTCTCCTTGTCATCAAGGATATGGACAACCAG ATATTTGGAGCATATGCTACACATCCCTTCAGGTTTAGTGACCATTACTACGGCACTGGTGAAACATTCCTTTACACATTCAGTCCAAATTTCAAG GTATTCAAATGGAGTGGAGAGAACACCTACTTCATCAACGGAGACACCAGCTCTCTGGAGCTCGGAGGTGGAGG TGGCCGGTTTGGCTTATGGTTAGATGCAGATTTGTATCATGGGCGAAGCAACTCCTGCAGCACCTTCAATAATGACATCTTATCTAAAAAAGAAGATTTCATAATACAAGATGTAGAAGTATGGACATTTGAATGA
- the HINT3 gene encoding adenosine 5'-monophosphoramidase HINT3 isoform X3, with translation MAGEEAAAGGAEGRDAGSGGGYDGKCVFCRIARREEPGTALLPCEYEDLVCFRDIRPGAPLHYLVVPVEHMGNCKTLKAEHIPVGKAVVKRMMEVGKAVLQRNNFSDLNDVRMGFHWPPFCSISHLHLHVLAPASQLGFLSRLVYRINSYWFITAEQLIERLQTENAAS, from the exons ATGGCGGGGGAggaggccgcggccggcggcgccgaGGGGAGAGacgccgggagcggcggcggctaCGACGGCAAGTGTGTGTTCTGCAGGATCGCCCGCCGGGAGGAGCCGGGCACGGCGCTGCTCCCCTGCGAG TATGAAGACCTTGTTTGCTTTAGAGATATCAGACCTGGTGCCCCCCTCCACTATCTGGTGGTGCCGGTGGAGCACATGGGAAACTGCAAAACGCTGAAGGCAGAACACATACCTGTAGGTAAGGCTGTAG TGAAGAGAATGATGGAAGTTGGAAAAGCTGTCCTCCAGAGAAATAACTTTAGTGACTTGAATGATGTAAG aatgGGTTTTCACTGGCCTCCGTTCTGCTCCATATCCCACTTGCATCTTCACGTCCTGGCCCCAGCGAGTCAGCTAGGATTCTTATCCAGACTCGTGTACAGAATCAACTCCTACTGGTTTATCACG GCTGAACAACTGATTGAGCGACTGCAAACTGAAAATGCTGCCAGTTGA
- the HINT3 gene encoding adenosine 5'-monophosphoramidase HINT3 isoform X4 produces the protein MAGEEAAAGGAEGRDAGSGGGYDGKCVFCRIARREEPGTALLPCEYEDLVCFRDIRPGAPLHYLVVPVEHMGNCKTLKAEHIPVVKRMMEVGKAVLQRNNFSDLNDVRMGFHWPPFCSISHLHLHVLAPASQLGFLSRLVYRINSYWFITAEQLIERLQTENAAS, from the exons ATGGCGGGGGAggaggccgcggccggcggcgccgaGGGGAGAGacgccgggagcggcggcggctaCGACGGCAAGTGTGTGTTCTGCAGGATCGCCCGCCGGGAGGAGCCGGGCACGGCGCTGCTCCCCTGCGAG TATGAAGACCTTGTTTGCTTTAGAGATATCAGACCTGGTGCCCCCCTCCACTATCTGGTGGTGCCGGTGGAGCACATGGGAAACTGCAAAACGCTGAAGGCAGAACACATACCTGTAG TGAAGAGAATGATGGAAGTTGGAAAAGCTGTCCTCCAGAGAAATAACTTTAGTGACTTGAATGATGTAAG aatgGGTTTTCACTGGCCTCCGTTCTGCTCCATATCCCACTTGCATCTTCACGTCCTGGCCCCAGCGAGTCAGCTAGGATTCTTATCCAGACTCGTGTACAGAATCAACTCCTACTGGTTTATCACG GCTGAACAACTGATTGAGCGACTGCAAACTGAAAATGCTGCCAGTTGA
- the HINT3 gene encoding adenosine 5'-monophosphoramidase HINT3 isoform X1 yields the protein MAGEEAAAGGAEGRDAGSGGGYDGKCVFCRIARREEPGTALLPCEYEDLVCFRDIRPGAPLHYLVVPVEHMGNCKTLKAEHIPVGKAVVKRMMEVGKAVLQRNNFSDLNDVRMGFHWPPFCSISHLHLHVLAPASQLGFLSRLVYRINSYWFITTETSVCFTKTLFVLIYVSRGKQ from the exons ATGGCGGGGGAggaggccgcggccggcggcgccgaGGGGAGAGacgccgggagcggcggcggctaCGACGGCAAGTGTGTGTTCTGCAGGATCGCCCGCCGGGAGGAGCCGGGCACGGCGCTGCTCCCCTGCGAG TATGAAGACCTTGTTTGCTTTAGAGATATCAGACCTGGTGCCCCCCTCCACTATCTGGTGGTGCCGGTGGAGCACATGGGAAACTGCAAAACGCTGAAGGCAGAACACATACCTGTAGGTAAGGCTGTAG TGAAGAGAATGATGGAAGTTGGAAAAGCTGTCCTCCAGAGAAATAACTTTAGTGACTTGAATGATGTAAG aatgGGTTTTCACTGGCCTCCGTTCTGCTCCATATCCCACTTGCATCTTCACGTCCTGGCCCCAGCGAGTCAGCTAGGATTCTTATCCAGACTCGTGTACAGAATCAACTCCTACTGGTTTATCACG ACTGAAACAAGTGTCTGCTTTACAAAAACATTGTTTGTACTGATTTATGTCAGTAGAGGTAAGCAATGA
- the HINT3 gene encoding adenosine 5'-monophosphoramidase HINT3 isoform X2, whose product MAGEEAAAGGAEGRDAGSGGGYDGKCVFCRIARREEPGTALLPCEYEDLVCFRDIRPGAPLHYLVVPVEHMGNCKTLKAEHIPVVKRMMEVGKAVLQRNNFSDLNDVRMGFHWPPFCSISHLHLHVLAPASQLGFLSRLVYRINSYWFITTETSVCFTKTLFVLIYVSRGKQ is encoded by the exons ATGGCGGGGGAggaggccgcggccggcggcgccgaGGGGAGAGacgccgggagcggcggcggctaCGACGGCAAGTGTGTGTTCTGCAGGATCGCCCGCCGGGAGGAGCCGGGCACGGCGCTGCTCCCCTGCGAG TATGAAGACCTTGTTTGCTTTAGAGATATCAGACCTGGTGCCCCCCTCCACTATCTGGTGGTGCCGGTGGAGCACATGGGAAACTGCAAAACGCTGAAGGCAGAACACATACCTGTAG TGAAGAGAATGATGGAAGTTGGAAAAGCTGTCCTCCAGAGAAATAACTTTAGTGACTTGAATGATGTAAG aatgGGTTTTCACTGGCCTCCGTTCTGCTCCATATCCCACTTGCATCTTCACGTCCTGGCCCCAGCGAGTCAGCTAGGATTCTTATCCAGACTCGTGTACAGAATCAACTCCTACTGGTTTATCACG ACTGAAACAAGTGTCTGCTTTACAAAAACATTGTTTGTACTGATTTATGTCAGTAGAGGTAAGCAATGA